Sequence from the Aquimarina sp. Aq107 genome:
TCCAGAACACCGAAAAGTTGTTAAGCATGTTTCTGATTATGTAAGGGTAGGACTTAAGGTGTCGTATGATGCTATCTCGGATTTAGAAGTATTAAAAGAAGAAAAAACAAGAATAGAGAATATTGTGAATAGACAAATGCTGTATTCTCTATGTTCATTTTATAAAATAAAACTACCAGAAGCATATAGAAATTTTATCGAATTAGAGATAAAAGAAGATTTTTCTATGGGATATCCTGAGCAAGCAGGGTTTAGAGCAGGTACTTGTACTCCTTTTATGTTTTATGATTTAGATTACGAGGTGCAAACTCCATTAGTAATACATTCATTTTGTTGTACTGCTAAAAGTTTTGATATGGCGGAAAATGAGTTTACAGTAAAACAAGAGTTGCTAGATTATATGAATAAAATAAAAAAAGTAAACGGATTATTTATTCCCGTTTTTAGTAATGGCTTGTTTAGTGAACTTAATGAGCAAACCTTCTGGAAATCAATATTTGAGTTTATTTGGAATCAAGATGAAGATAAAAAAGATTGATCATATATTTTTTGACTTAGATCATACGCTGTGGGATTTTGATAAAAACTCTACGTTAGCTTTTGAGATGATGTTTGATAAATTCCAAATATCGGTTCCTGTTAATGATTTTTTGGCTGTCTATCAACCGATAAATTTGCGCTATTGGAAACTCTACAGAGAGGAACAGGTTACAAAAAAAGAACTTAGAAGGGGACGTTTAATAGAGGCTTTTGCAGCTTTTAAGATAAAGTTTCCTTTAGAGATTATTGATGCTTTATCAGATGATTATATTGATTTTTTACCGTTGAATAATTATCTTATTACCGGTGCAAGAGAGTTGTTGACATATCTAATGCCGAAATATCAACTACACATCATTACCAATGGTTTTAGAGAGGTGCAGAATACTAAGCTTTCTAACTCCGAAATCAATCATTATTTTAAAACAGTTACAAATAGTGAAGATGTGGGAGTTAAGAAACCAAATCCAATAATATTTGAACATGCAATTAGGGTTTCTGGCGCGAATATTGTTAATAGTTTAATGATTGGAGATAATTACGAAGCTGATATTGTTGGTGCAGAATCATTGGGAATTAAAGCAATATGTTTTAATTATCATAAAGAAAAGTTACCGAAATCCGCGATACAAGTTTCTGAATTAAATGAAATAAAAAGATATATTTAGTAATAAATATTTGTATATTTTCGTTAATACTAAACAACTCCCCCCAGATGAAAACAAA
This genomic interval carries:
- a CDS encoding YjjG family noncanonical pyrimidine nucleotidase — protein: MKIKKIDHIFFDLDHTLWDFDKNSTLAFEMMFDKFQISVPVNDFLAVYQPINLRYWKLYREEQVTKKELRRGRLIEAFAAFKIKFPLEIIDALSDDYIDFLPLNNYLITGARELLTYLMPKYQLHIITNGFREVQNTKLSNSEINHYFKTVTNSEDVGVKKPNPIIFEHAIRVSGANIVNSLMIGDNYEADIVGAESLGIKAICFNYHKEKLPKSAIQVSELNEIKRYI